Below is a genomic region from Methanospirillum lacunae.
ATCAGTTAACGGGTGGATCTGCTTCTCATCTATCTTACGGGCAAGATATTCCGTGACCAGAAGGATATTCTCATCAAACATACGGGAGAACTGGTCCCGGAACCGACTATCTTGAGGAAGCCTGGAAACGAACTGGATAAAGATAGATGCATACGGTTTTTGATCTTCGAAAATAAAACTGGCGAGTTTTTCCAGGACAACATGAATGTGTACATCTTTATCAAAAATTGATATAAATCCGTCACGGATCTTTTGAATCAACTCGACACTTACCGCACATAACAGGGTTTCACTGTTCTCAAAGTAAGAATAAAGTGCACCTTTGGTTACCCCTACTTTCTTAGCGATCGCCTCCATCGTCACCGCATCCCAACTCTTTTCGGCCGCAATCTCAAGGGCGGCAGCAATGATCTTCTTCTTTGCATCCTCCCGATATTCCGCATTGATCCGTGGCATCGACATTACCATTTGATGGGACGGTATATTCACCTTGCGTTTTAAAATTAAACTTAGGTTTTATAACTAAACATATGTTTAATTAATTGAACGGCGATACACTATTGACGGGACATGAAACCCGTAATAAAGAGGAGATTTCGGAGGAGATGGAGATTTCATACGATGAATCACGTGACCAGAGAGACGGACAGTACAGGGAAAAAACAGGAAACACCGAAGAAAGAATGAAAGGGTGGGCCCGTTTGGTTCTGATACTGATAGTGGTGACATTCTTAGTTACACCGTCGGGAGCGAGCGACAATGAGATAGGTATTACAAATCCTACGGTCATTATCACTGGTTATCAGGTTACTCCCGCGGTACTCCTACCCGGCGATACGGGAACTGTTACGCTCACTATCAAGAATACCGCTGAAAGTGCTTCAATGAAAGAAAACAGTGGTGTCACACTGGGTGGTACCTTTGCAAGCACAAAAAGCACCGACATCAATGCTTTTATCGAAAAAATACACCTGGAAGAGAATGGTATCAAAGTACTGACTGACGATTTTGATCGTCTTGGGGAACTCGGCCCCGGTCAGTCGATCCCGGTGACTCTTGTCATCCAGGCCCCGGAAAAGAGCGGGATCTATTTCCCGGAAGTATGGATAGATGTCAAGGGCGGGAGAAGTACCCGTTACCCTATTACCGTCAATGTTAATACGGACATTTCAACCCAGAAGAAACCAGCCCTCTTTGTCTCACAAATACGGCCAGACCAGGTCGCACCCGGTGACAATTGCGTAGTGGCGGTCAACATCACAAATACAGGGCTGACTCGGGCGAGCGATATCGCGATAGATCTTAATTCGACGATCAAGTCCCTCGTCCTTACAACTGCTGGCCATTACTATATGGAACATCTCGATCCCGGCGAAGGAATGAATTTTACTCTTCATCTCGCGACCGACAAGAACACTCCAATCGGCATTGATCCGGTCATCCTTACCATCGTCTACCACAACCCAGATGGGACCATCGAACGACAGATCGAGACAATCGGCATACCAGTCAAAGGAAAGGCAGTAATAGCAGTAAAGTCCTTTTCCACAGACCCTGTTCGCCCGGTACCGGGTAATGCGTTTACTCTGATTATTAGGGTAGAGAATACCGGCACCGATCAGGCTAACTCCGTCCAGGCCGCTCTGGAAAGCCCATTTTCCGGCACAAATTCAACATTTATCGGTTCAATTGACAAGAACAGCGATGCACCGGCAATCTTCTATTTACAGGCCACGATGGATGGGACCATTCCAACCAACCTGACGATCTCGTACAACGATGACTTCGGCTCTCATAAGATTACGGAACAGGCAACTATTACAACAAGCCCAGGATCCGGGATACTGCCTATTGTCGTCATGATCCTGATTCTCCTTATCATAGTGGGAGGCGGCTACTGGTACCTCCGTATCCGACCGGGGAAATGGAATGGCGAATAACGGTGGTGGGTTCGATGTCTCTCTTTATCTTGCAGTGCGGGCGATTCGGCGTGGAAACCGAAGCACGCTCCTCCTCACCATCCTTATCATCGCCCTTGTCGTGGTGTTGATGAATTTCCTTGGTATGATCATCGGTGGAGTTGTAACCCTCTATAATGATCAGATGATCGATTATCAGTATGGACATGTAATCATTGAACCCAAAGACAAACAAACTGCTATCGCAGATGCTGACGGTCTTGTGAAACATCTCCACCGGATTCCCGGGGTCACCGGTGTTTCAGCCCATGTAAGCACCGGAGTAACCATCACAAATACCAAAAACGGGAAGTTCCAGTCAAAATCCCTTCTGGCTTTCAACCCGATAGATGAACAGGCAGTCACTAAGTATCAACTGGTGATAACGGATGGGGACTACCTCTCCAAAGGTGATACAGACCAGATTCTTTTAGGATCACTCCTGGCCGGTAACGAGGACGAATCGCAGGACAAACTGCCCTCACTCGGCGGGGTTAAAGTTGGTGATCGAGTCGAGGTGGCATACAGTAACGGCGTTATCAAGAGTTACCGTGTGAAAGGGATCTATGAGAGTCTGGGTGCCCTTATCGATTCCTCTGCATTTATCACCAGGAACGAGATGGATTCAATCATGCATACCGAAAACACAGCAACTGAGATCCTGGTGCGAGGAACATCATCTGAGGATGCAAAAGCACTCAA
It encodes:
- a CDS encoding TetR/AcrR family transcriptional regulator, translated to MPRINAEYREDAKKKIIAAALEIAAEKSWDAVTMEAIAKKVGVTKGALYSYFENSETLLCAVSVELIQKIRDGFISIFDKDVHIHVVLEKLASFIFEDQKPYASIFIQFVSRLPQDSRFRDQFSRMFDENILLVTEYLARKIDEKQIHPLTDPDSAARAILGVTIGLRITEVVLGKDARKAKQVWIESVELILRLPGDNK
- a CDS encoding COG1361 S-layer family protein, which produces MEISYDESRDQRDGQYREKTGNTEERMKGWARLVLILIVVTFLVTPSGASDNEIGITNPTVIITGYQVTPAVLLPGDTGTVTLTIKNTAESASMKENSGVTLGGTFASTKSTDINAFIEKIHLEENGIKVLTDDFDRLGELGPGQSIPVTLVIQAPEKSGIYFPEVWIDVKGGRSTRYPITVNVNTDISTQKKPALFVSQIRPDQVAPGDNCVVAVNITNTGLTRASDIAIDLNSTIKSLVLTTAGHYYMEHLDPGEGMNFTLHLATDKNTPIGIDPVILTIVYHNPDGTIERQIETIGIPVKGKAVIAVKSFSTDPVRPVPGNAFTLIIRVENTGTDQANSVQAALESPFSGTNSTFIGSIDKNSDAPAIFYLQATMDGTIPTNLTISYNDDFGSHKITEQATITTSPGSGILPIVVMILILLIIVGGGYWYLRIRPGKWNGE
- a CDS encoding ABC transporter permease codes for the protein MANNGGGFDVSLYLAVRAIRRGNRSTLLLTILIIALVVVLMNFLGMIIGGVVTLYNDQMIDYQYGHVIIEPKDKQTAIADADGLVKHLHRIPGVTGVSAHVSTGVTITNTKNGKFQSKSLLAFNPIDEQAVTKYQLVITDGDYLSKGDTDQILLGSLLAGNEDESQDKLPSLGGVKVGDRVEVAYSNGVIKSYRVKGIYESLGALIDSSAFITRNEMDSIMHTENTATEILVRGTSSEDAKALKYVIMEYGVEEKVKTWGEKGKGILGDAISSLNLINNIMTLVSLIVASVVVFIVTYINIINRKKQIGILKAIGIRKQIIVGSYLLQVLFQCTCGIVTGILMLNGIRFILTVNKVRFPMGYLTPEINFESLGVSIILLCLVSLISGYIPARQVTNEEILDAMRG